In the Fibrobacter sp. UWR4 genome, one interval contains:
- a CDS encoding DUF6588 family protein, with protein sequence MKKLAILSSIIALCSTAVSFAMDDKGWASTYESLAAFDSKIPLYGNRPGYVKPIIANLGNVLNSNWFVSAEVANSFSFEAGLPFSIIPIGDDDRVFNDPVYGGAEVPTIFGENHNMTQPYDGRIYGNETLNGLGVFTYPYLQVAASMFHARAVLRWMMLPAISELRGFSEFGFGLQYSFGHLFQYMLPPAAQGLNVSLGFGYNTSSISYQPEDYKGQLDLDVSTLNISLILGYKPIKTVEIMMSLGYQSAEMASGGKLTCMAKDKLTGGPGAYYGQVISPDLTIEGNNGFRFGLEVAFHLGASFNPVVGFDYAGKSSYTTNILYFKQQFGTDKTPDEIAKEKGYDRNAKSEPAAENKNENVRARAQESYDEPDMNTEEPETEPAEESEEE encoded by the coding sequence ATGAAAAAACTTGCAATTCTATCTTCCATCATAGCCCTCTGTTCAACCGCGGTTTCTTTTGCCATGGACGATAAAGGTTGGGCATCCACCTACGAATCCCTTGCCGCATTCGACAGCAAGATTCCTTTATATGGTAACCGTCCCGGCTATGTAAAGCCTATTATTGCAAACCTGGGTAATGTGCTGAATAGCAACTGGTTCGTCAGCGCAGAAGTCGCCAATAGCTTTTCCTTTGAAGCAGGTCTTCCCTTCTCCATCATTCCCATTGGAGATGACGACCGCGTATTTAACGATCCTGTGTACGGCGGAGCAGAAGTCCCCACCATTTTCGGCGAAAACCACAACATGACCCAGCCTTACGATGGCCGCATCTATGGTAACGAAACCCTGAATGGTCTTGGCGTGTTTACCTATCCCTATTTGCAGGTTGCCGCCAGCATGTTCCATGCCCGTGCCGTACTTCGCTGGATGATGCTTCCCGCTATCAGCGAACTTCGTGGCTTTAGCGAATTCGGTTTCGGACTTCAGTACAGCTTCGGTCATTTATTCCAGTACATGCTTCCTCCTGCCGCTCAGGGCTTGAACGTCAGCCTTGGCTTTGGTTATAACACCAGCAGCATTAGCTACCAGCCAGAAGATTACAAGGGCCAACTGGATCTGGATGTTTCCACCCTGAACATTTCCTTGATTTTAGGTTATAAGCCTATCAAGACTGTTGAAATCATGATGTCCCTGGGTTACCAGTCTGCAGAAATGGCTTCCGGCGGCAAGCTCACCTGCATGGCCAAGGATAAGCTTACCGGTGGTCCCGGCGCTTATTATGGACAGGTCATCAGCCCCGATTTGACAATCGAAGGTAACAACGGTTTCCGTTTTGGTCTTGAAGTCGCATTCCATCTGGGCGCATCCTTCAACCCTGTGGTTGGCTTCGATTATGCAGGCAAGTCCAGCTACACCACCAACATTCTTTACTTCAAGCAGCAGTTCGGCACTGACAAGACTCCTGACGAAATCGCCAAGGAAAAGGGTTACGATCGTAACGCCAAGTCCGAGCCCGCTGCAGAAAACAAGAACGAAAACGTTCGTGCAAGGGCTCAAGAATCCTACGACGAACCGGATATGAATACGGAAGAACCGGAAACCGAACCGGCAGAAGAATCTGAAGAAGAATAA
- a CDS encoding carbon starvation protein A: MITFLIGVAILIGGYFTYGKFVEHVFGPDDRKTPATENPDGVDRLVLPHWKNMLIQLLNIAGIGPVIGVILGIKFGAIVFILLPLGNVLGGAVHDYFSGMVSMRNNGYNVPALSRKFLGKGPSKIVMTLISVALILVGAVFTNTPAQLINTPILVGNAVSPTLFWVAVACIFVYYFLSTFFPIDKIIGRIYPIFGGLLIVASIAILIGIAPNLNVLTEINFSDFGSNFTQHPAHQPILPMLFVTIACGIISGFHSTQSPLVARTEFTEKTGRQTFYGMMILEGLIGMIWAAGGMYIYHKFPELITGASGVKVLSTLVNDVLPFAPISVLVVVGVIVLAITSGDTSLRSLRLTIAELFGIDQASTKNRLLLTVPMFAICLAIIFWSNLDKEGFNILWNYFSWSNQLMAVCSLCVTAVYLRSKCKNFWIALLPCMFMTFITADYILWVSPTNLKGAPVGFGLDYNTARALAIFIAIALGVWLVKRGKKLTTMSDFDPDKWNAELDVKNQYKPK, from the coding sequence ATGATCACATTCCTGATTGGCGTCGCAATCCTGATCGGCGGCTACTTTACTTACGGAAAGTTCGTAGAACATGTGTTCGGCCCCGATGATCGCAAGACCCCCGCTACCGAAAATCCCGACGGCGTGGACCGCCTGGTTCTTCCCCACTGGAAGAACATGCTGATCCAGCTTCTGAATATCGCGGGTATCGGTCCTGTGATCGGTGTGATTCTCGGCATTAAGTTTGGTGCCATCGTCTTCATCCTTCTCCCGCTGGGAAACGTTTTGGGCGGCGCCGTCCATGACTACTTCAGCGGAATGGTGAGCATGCGTAACAACGGTTACAATGTTCCGGCACTTTCCAGAAAGTTCCTAGGCAAGGGTCCTTCCAAAATTGTCATGACATTGATTTCCGTGGCATTGATCCTGGTAGGCGCCGTATTTACCAATACTCCGGCTCAGCTCATCAACACCCCCATCCTGGTTGGTAACGCAGTTTCTCCCACCCTTTTCTGGGTTGCAGTAGCCTGCATTTTCGTCTACTACTTCCTGAGCACCTTCTTCCCCATCGATAAGATCATCGGTCGTATCTACCCCATCTTTGGCGGCCTTCTGATTGTTGCATCCATCGCCATCCTGATTGGAATCGCCCCCAACCTGAATGTTCTTACCGAAATCAACTTCAGCGACTTTGGCAGTAACTTCACGCAGCATCCGGCTCACCAGCCTATTCTTCCCATGCTGTTCGTCACCATTGCGTGCGGAATCATTAGCGGTTTCCATAGCACCCAGAGTCCTCTGGTGGCCCGTACTGAATTTACCGAAAAGACCGGCCGTCAAACTTTCTACGGCATGATGATCCTGGAAGGCCTTATCGGAATGATCTGGGCTGCAGGCGGCATGTACATCTACCACAAGTTCCCGGAACTCATTACTGGCGCAAGCGGCGTAAAAGTTCTGAGCACTTTGGTCAATGACGTTCTTCCCTTCGCACCGATTTCTGTCCTGGTGGTGGTAGGCGTGATCGTCCTTGCCATCACTAGCGGCGATACCAGTCTCCGTAGCCTTCGTTTGACCATCGCCGAACTGTTCGGCATCGACCAGGCATCTACCAAGAATCGCCTGCTCCTAACCGTTCCCATGTTCGCCATCTGCCTTGCCATTATCTTCTGGAGCAACCTGGACAAGGAAGGTTTCAACATCCTGTGGAATTACTTCAGCTGGAGCAACCAGCTCATGGCCGTATGTAGCCTCTGCGTTACAGCAGTCTATCTCCGCAGCAAGTGCAAGAATTTCTGGATCGCTCTTCTGCCCTGCATGTTCATGACCTTCATTACCGCAGATTACATTCTGTGGGTAAGCCCCACCAACCTGAAGGGCGCTCCCGTAGGCTTCGGTCTGGACTACAATACCGCTAGGGCCCTGGCAATATTCATCGCAATCGCCTTGGGCGTTTGGCTTGTAAAGCGCGGCAAGAAACTGACCACCATGTCAGACTTCGATCCCGACAAGTGGAACGCAGAACTTGACGTAAAGAATCAGTACAAGCCGAAATAA